From a region of the Ammospiza nelsoni isolate bAmmNel1 chromosome 24, bAmmNel1.pri, whole genome shotgun sequence genome:
- the APOA1 gene encoding apolipoprotein A-I — MRAVVLTLALLCLAGTQARSFWQHDEPQAPLDRLKDMLDVYLDSVKASGKEAIAQFEASTVGKQLDLKLGENLDTLGAAAAKLREDMAPYYKEVREMWLKDTESLRKELTKDLEEVKEKIKPFLDQFSAKWTEDLEQYRQRLAPLAQELKELSKQKVELLQQKLTPVAEEARDRLRGHVEELRKNVAPFSDELRQKLSQKLEEIREKGIPQAAEYQAKVVEQLSSLREKMTPLVQDFKERLTPYTESLKARFLSLLEELQKTVA, encoded by the exons ATGAGAGCCGTGGTGCTGACCCTCGCCCTGCTCTGCCTCGCGG GCACCCAGGCCCGCTCCTTCTGGCAGCACGATGAGCCCCAGGCGCCCCTGGACCGCCTCAAGGACATGCTCGATGTGTACCTGGACTCCGTGAAGGCCAGCGGCAAGGAAGCCATTGCCCAGTTCGAGGCCTCCACCGTGGGCAAACAGCTGGA CCTGAAGCTGGGCGAGAACCTCGACACGCTGGGCGCGGCCGCCGCCAAGCTGCGAGAGGACATGGCCCCCTACTACAAAGAGGTGCGGGAGATGTGGCTGAAGGACACCGAGTCCCTGCGCAAGGAGCTCACCAAGGACCTGGAGGAGGTGAAGGAGAAGATCAAGCCCTTCCTGGACCAGTTCTCCGCCAAGTGGACGGAGGATCTGGAGCAGTACCGCCAGCGCCTCGCACCCCTCgcccaggagctgaaggagctcaGCAAGCAGaaggtggagctgctgcagcagaagctgaCCCCGGTGGCCGAGGAGGCGCGGGACCGGCTGCGCGGGCACGTCGAGGAGCTGCGCAAGAACGTGGCCCCCTTCAGTGATGAGCTGCGCCAGAAGCTGAGCCAGAAGCTGGAGGAGATCCGGGAGAAGGGCATCCCCCAGGCCGCCGAATACCAGGCCAAGGTggtggagcagctcagcagcctgcGGGAGAAGATGACGCCCCTGGTGCAGGACTTCAAGGAGCGCCTCACCCCCTACACCGAGAGCCTCAAGGCCCGTTTCCTCAGCCTCCTGGAGGAGCTCCAGAAGACCGTGGCCTGA
- the APOA4 gene encoding apolipoprotein A-IV isoform X1 yields the protein MEPDSPWALAGGCWSLGLPSPLSVLPQESPALRMAPKAAALVLVLLAISGSRADVNPDEVASVIWKYFTELGSNAKDTAEQLHQSELSKQLNTLLKSNLQSVSAYAEDLQQRLEPFAMELQAKLAQDSQRLKEQIQRELQELQAKLAPYADQVHQQIGTNIRQLRARMGPYAEELRSQVDRSAGELRQALEPYAAELRERLQDNAESVQASLSPYAERLQRQIDGGVEGVKQRLSPVADELKAQVEQSVAELRRGLSPYAQEVRDGLERQLQSLSAQMERAAEELRARLAASSEELRAQLSPLARELREAASGDAESLRQRLRPLAQQLEQRLGQSLETFRQQAAPFGETFGQQLVQRLEEMRGKLDSGAAGVEDHLELLEKEVRDKVAAFLSTAAPPQN from the exons aTGGAGCCTGACTCTCCATGGGCtctggctgggggctgctggtcCCTGGGCCTTCCCTCACCTCTctctgtgctcccgcaggagTCCCCAGCACTCAGGATGGCGCCCAAGGCGGCCGCCCTTGTCCTGGTTCTCCTGGCGATCTCAG GCTCCCGGGCCGATGTGAACCCTGATGAGGTGGCCAGCGTGATCTGGAAGTACTTCACGGAGCTGGGCAGCAATGCCAAGGACACGGCGGAGCAGCTGCACCAGAGCGAGCTCAGCAAGCAGCTCAA caccctgctGAAGAGCAACCTGCAGAGCGTCAGCGCCTACGCCGAGGACCTGCAGCAGCGCCTGGAGCCCTTCGCCATGGAGCTGCAGGCCAAGCTGGCGCAGGACTCGCAGCGCCTCAAGGAGCAGATCCAgcgggagctgcaggagctgcaggccaAGCTGGCGCCCTACGCCGACCAGGTGCACCAGCAGATCGGCACCAACATCCGGCAGCTGCGGGCCAGGATGGGCCCGTACGCCGAGGAGCTGCGCTCGCAGGTGGATCGCAGCGCCGGCGAGCTGCGGCAGGCGCTGGAGCCCTACGCGGCCGAGCTGCGGGAGCGCCTGCAGGACAACGCCGAGAGCGTGCAGGCCTCGCTGAGCCCCTACGCCGAGCGCCTGCAGCGGCAGATCGACGGCGGCGTGGAGGGCGTCAAGCAGCGGCTGTCGCCCGTGGCGGACGAGCTGAAGGCGCAGGTGGAGCAGAGCGTGGCCGAGCTgcggcgcgggctcagcccctaCGCGCAGGAGGTGCGGGACGGGCTGGAGcggcagctgcagagcctgagCGCGCAGATGGAGCGGGCGGCCGAGGAGCTGCGGGCCCGCCTGGCCGCCAGCTCCGAGGAGCTgcgagcccagctgagcccgCTGGCCCGGGAGCTGCGGGAGGCGGCGAGCGGCGACGCCGAGAGCCTGCGGCAGCGCCTGCGGCCCCTGGcgcagcagctggagcagcgcCTGGGCCAGAGCCTGGAGACCTTCCGGCAGCAGGCGGCTCCCTTCGGGGAGACCTTCgggcagcagctggtgcagcGGCTGGAGGAGATGCGCGGCAAGCTGGACTCGGGCGCGGCCGGCGTGGAGGatcacctggagctgctggagaaggaggTGCGGGACAAGGTGGCCGCTTTCCTCAGCACCGCCGCGCCCCCGCAGAACTAA
- the APOA4 gene encoding apolipoprotein A-IV isoform X2, producing the protein MAPKAAALVLVLLAISGSRADVNPDEVASVIWKYFTELGSNAKDTAEQLHQSELSKQLNTLLKSNLQSVSAYAEDLQQRLEPFAMELQAKLAQDSQRLKEQIQRELQELQAKLAPYADQVHQQIGTNIRQLRARMGPYAEELRSQVDRSAGELRQALEPYAAELRERLQDNAESVQASLSPYAERLQRQIDGGVEGVKQRLSPVADELKAQVEQSVAELRRGLSPYAQEVRDGLERQLQSLSAQMERAAEELRARLAASSEELRAQLSPLARELREAASGDAESLRQRLRPLAQQLEQRLGQSLETFRQQAAPFGETFGQQLVQRLEEMRGKLDSGAAGVEDHLELLEKEVRDKVAAFLSTAAPPQN; encoded by the exons ATGGCGCCCAAGGCGGCCGCCCTTGTCCTGGTTCTCCTGGCGATCTCAG GCTCCCGGGCCGATGTGAACCCTGATGAGGTGGCCAGCGTGATCTGGAAGTACTTCACGGAGCTGGGCAGCAATGCCAAGGACACGGCGGAGCAGCTGCACCAGAGCGAGCTCAGCAAGCAGCTCAA caccctgctGAAGAGCAACCTGCAGAGCGTCAGCGCCTACGCCGAGGACCTGCAGCAGCGCCTGGAGCCCTTCGCCATGGAGCTGCAGGCCAAGCTGGCGCAGGACTCGCAGCGCCTCAAGGAGCAGATCCAgcgggagctgcaggagctgcaggccaAGCTGGCGCCCTACGCCGACCAGGTGCACCAGCAGATCGGCACCAACATCCGGCAGCTGCGGGCCAGGATGGGCCCGTACGCCGAGGAGCTGCGCTCGCAGGTGGATCGCAGCGCCGGCGAGCTGCGGCAGGCGCTGGAGCCCTACGCGGCCGAGCTGCGGGAGCGCCTGCAGGACAACGCCGAGAGCGTGCAGGCCTCGCTGAGCCCCTACGCCGAGCGCCTGCAGCGGCAGATCGACGGCGGCGTGGAGGGCGTCAAGCAGCGGCTGTCGCCCGTGGCGGACGAGCTGAAGGCGCAGGTGGAGCAGAGCGTGGCCGAGCTgcggcgcgggctcagcccctaCGCGCAGGAGGTGCGGGACGGGCTGGAGcggcagctgcagagcctgagCGCGCAGATGGAGCGGGCGGCCGAGGAGCTGCGGGCCCGCCTGGCCGCCAGCTCCGAGGAGCTgcgagcccagctgagcccgCTGGCCCGGGAGCTGCGGGAGGCGGCGAGCGGCGACGCCGAGAGCCTGCGGCAGCGCCTGCGGCCCCTGGcgcagcagctggagcagcgcCTGGGCCAGAGCCTGGAGACCTTCCGGCAGCAGGCGGCTCCCTTCGGGGAGACCTTCgggcagcagctggtgcagcGGCTGGAGGAGATGCGCGGCAAGCTGGACTCGGGCGCGGCCGGCGTGGAGGatcacctggagctgctggagaaggaggTGCGGGACAAGGTGGCCGCTTTCCTCAGCACCGCCGCGCCCCCGCAGAACTAA